A portion of the Chlamydiales bacterium STE3 genome contains these proteins:
- a CDS encoding Uncharacterized protein (Product derived from UniProtKB/Trembl:F8KUS7): MAQKELSKEILRHIRHIHIKMEHLATDLLAGMYRSAFKGKGMEFEDVREYQAGDDVRSIDWNVTARMNHPYVKNFREERELTVMLLVDISSSLKFGSQERLKNTILAEIAAVLAFSSIKNQDKVGLVLFSDQIEEYLPPAKGVRHVLRIIRDLLIFEAKSPKTNIANALAFLGKVQRQRAVVFLLSDFISRDFSNAAAIIAKKHDLIAISIQDPLEKTFPAVGIVHIQDLESGEEMLIDTNEQTFRKGMQDRVHQKRAALAKTFAELNAPLIEVSTEMPYLPQLRKFFKKRGKAK; encoded by the coding sequence ATGGCCCAAAAAGAGCTTTCGAAAGAAATACTTCGGCATATCCGTCATATTCATATCAAAATGGAACACCTCGCTACCGATTTGCTTGCTGGTATGTACCGCTCCGCATTTAAAGGCAAGGGTATGGAATTTGAAGATGTTAGAGAGTACCAAGCGGGAGACGATGTACGCAGCATTGACTGGAATGTTACTGCGCGGATGAACCATCCCTATGTGAAAAACTTCCGGGAAGAACGAGAGCTCACTGTAATGCTTTTGGTCGACATCTCCTCTTCTTTAAAGTTTGGTAGCCAAGAACGTTTGAAAAATACCATCTTAGCTGAAATCGCTGCCGTTCTGGCTTTTTCTAGTATAAAAAACCAAGATAAGGTTGGACTCGTTTTATTTTCTGATCAGATTGAGGAATACCTCCCGCCGGCAAAAGGGGTGCGCCATGTGTTACGCATCATCAGGGATTTGCTCATATTCGAGGCTAAAAGTCCAAAAACAAATATCGCTAACGCTCTCGCTTTTTTGGGGAAGGTTCAGCGGCAGAGGGCCGTGGTTTTCCTGCTTTCCGATTTTATCTCTCGTGATTTTTCTAATGCCGCTGCAATCATTGCTAAAAAACATGACCTCATCGCTATTAGTATTCAAGATCCTCTAGAAAAAACTTTCCCAGCTGTTGGAATTGTACATATCCAAGATCTTGAAAGTGGAGAAGAGATGCTCATCGATACAAACGAGCAGACCTTTAGAAAAGGGATGCAGGATAGGGTGCACCAAAAGAGAGCTGCACTTGCTAAAACTTTTGCCGAATTAAATGCCCCCCTTATCGAGGTCAGTACGGAAATGCCTTACCTACCACAACTCAGAAAATTTTTTAAAAAACGTGGAAAGGCGAAATGA
- a CDS encoding putative protein YeaC (Product derived from UniProtKB/Swiss-Prot:P94474;Gene name derived from UniProtKB/Swiss-Prot:P94474; Uncharacterized protein YeaC): MTVDTDALTVEVQKANLDFKKVQEEMSKVIVGQKELIQSLLIALLADGHLLLEGLPGLAKTLAVTTLSKITQCQFKRIQFTPDLLPADLIGTSIYNPKDASFAISQGPIFTNILLADEINRAPAKVQSALLEVMQERQVTISGQTFKIDEPYLVLATQNPIEHEGTYPLPEAQMDRFMMKIKIDYPSKEEEREIIAKMATLEKKPTVNSILTTKQILEARQVVNSIYIDPKIIDYILDIVFATRYPEKYGLAMKELIFYGASPRASIALVIAAKAHAFLSNRGYVTPHDVKKVAYSVLRHRIKRTYEAEAEDVSAEKMLDRIFNQLVVP, from the coding sequence ATGACCGTGGATACTGATGCCCTAACTGTCGAAGTGCAAAAAGCCAATCTAGATTTTAAAAAAGTCCAAGAAGAAATGAGTAAGGTGATTGTCGGCCAGAAAGAACTTATTCAAAGTCTTCTAATCGCCCTCTTAGCCGATGGACACCTTTTATTGGAAGGGCTACCCGGCTTGGCTAAAACGCTCGCTGTCACCACTCTAAGTAAGATCACGCAATGCCAGTTTAAGCGCATTCAGTTCACACCAGATCTATTACCGGCGGACTTAATCGGAACTTCCATCTACAATCCTAAAGATGCTTCTTTTGCTATTAGCCAAGGGCCCATTTTTACCAATATTCTTCTCGCGGATGAAATTAATCGCGCACCAGCTAAGGTCCAGTCGGCATTGCTTGAAGTCATGCAAGAACGACAAGTTACAATTAGCGGCCAAACATTTAAAATAGATGAACCTTATTTAGTTCTCGCCACACAAAATCCCATCGAACATGAGGGAACATACCCTTTGCCCGAGGCACAGATGGATCGTTTTATGATGAAAATTAAAATTGATTATCCTAGCAAGGAAGAAGAGCGAGAAATTATTGCCAAAATGGCAACTCTTGAAAAAAAGCCGACAGTCAATAGCATCCTGACAACTAAGCAAATCCTCGAAGCACGCCAAGTTGTCAACAGCATTTATATTGATCCAAAAATTATCGACTATATTCTAGACATTGTTTTTGCTACTCGCTATCCGGAAAAATATGGATTAGCCATGAAAGAATTGATTTTTTATGGCGCCTCTCCCCGAGCAAGTATTGCCTTAGTTATTGCTGCTAAGGCCCATGCATTTTTGTCAAATCGAGGGTATGTCACACCCCATGATGTGAAGAAAGTTGCCTACAGCGTGCTGCGGCATCGGATCAAACGTACCTACGAAGCTGAGGCTGAGGATGTCTCAGCAGAAAAGATGTTAGATCGCATCTTTAATCAACTTGTGGTGCCCTAA